A window from Sphingobium sp. EM0848 encodes these proteins:
- the hslU gene encoding ATP-dependent protease ATPase subunit HslU — protein sequence MNDNLTPKAIVSALDAHIIGQADAKRAVAVALRNRWRRQRLSADLRDEVTPKNILMIGPTGCGKTEISRRLAKLADAPFVKVEATKFTEVGYVGRDVEQIVRDLVEEAVRLERDRRREAVREAASEAAMARLLDALTGKEASEATRLSFRQRIENNQMNEVEVEVEVTDSPSMPMEIPGMGGQIGMINLSDMMSKAFGQQQKKRRKLRVADAWDKLVEEEQDKRLDQDDVARVAISSAEQNGIVFIDEIDKIAVSDVRGGSVSREGVQRDLLPLIEGTTVSTKYGPLKTDHILFIASGAFHVAKPSDLLPELQGRLPIRVELKALTEDDFVSILSDTKASLVAQYRALLATEGVTIDLTPDGIRAVAKIAAEVNSEVENIGARRLQTVMEKLLEDVSFEAEDRQGETLIVDAAYVEKQLAVVARNTDLSKYVL from the coding sequence ATGAACGATAACCTGACCCCCAAAGCCATTGTTTCCGCGCTGGACGCGCACATCATCGGCCAGGCCGACGCCAAGCGCGCCGTCGCGGTGGCATTGCGCAACCGCTGGCGCCGCCAGCGCCTCTCCGCCGACCTGCGCGATGAGGTGACGCCCAAGAACATCCTGATGATTGGCCCCACGGGTTGCGGCAAGACGGAGATCAGCCGCCGCCTCGCCAAGCTGGCCGATGCCCCCTTTGTGAAGGTGGAAGCGACCAAGTTCACCGAGGTCGGCTATGTCGGCCGCGACGTGGAGCAGATCGTCCGCGATCTGGTCGAGGAAGCCGTGCGCCTGGAACGCGACCGCCGCCGCGAGGCTGTGCGGGAAGCCGCCTCCGAAGCCGCCATGGCCCGCCTGCTCGACGCGCTCACCGGCAAGGAAGCGAGCGAAGCCACCCGCCTCTCCTTCCGCCAGCGGATCGAGAACAACCAGATGAATGAGGTTGAGGTTGAGGTGGAAGTCACCGACAGCCCCTCCATGCCGATGGAAATTCCCGGCATGGGTGGTCAGATCGGCATGATCAACCTCAGCGACATGATGTCCAAAGCCTTTGGTCAGCAACAGAAGAAGCGCCGCAAGCTGCGTGTCGCCGACGCCTGGGACAAGCTGGTCGAGGAAGAGCAGGACAAGAGGCTCGATCAGGATGATGTCGCCCGTGTCGCCATCTCCAGCGCGGAACAGAACGGCATCGTCTTCATCGACGAGATCGACAAGATCGCGGTCAGCGACGTACGCGGCGGATCGGTCAGCCGCGAAGGCGTGCAGCGCGACCTGCTGCCGCTGATTGAAGGGACTACGGTTTCGACCAAATATGGCCCGCTCAAGACGGACCATATCCTGTTCATCGCTTCGGGTGCTTTCCATGTGGCGAAACCCAGCGATCTGCTGCCGGAATTGCAGGGCCGACTGCCGATCCGGGTGGAACTGAAGGCACTGACTGAGGATGATTTCGTGTCGATCCTCTCAGACACCAAGGCGAGCCTCGTCGCGCAGTACCGCGCGCTGTTGGCGACCGAGGGTGTGACCATCGACCTGACCCCCGACGGCATCCGCGCGGTGGCCAAGATTGCGGCCGAGGTGAACAGCGAGGTTGAGAATATCGGCGCCCGCCGCCTCCAGACGGTGATGGAAAAGCTGCTGGAGGATGTGAGCTTCGAGGCTGAGGATCGTCAGGGCGAAACGCTGATTGTCGATGCAGCCTATGTCGAAAAGCAGTTGGCCGTGGTCGCGCGCAACACGGACCTGAGCAAGTACGTACTGTAA
- a CDS encoding DUF2238 domain-containing protein: protein MISGAVAVWTAVPKAQRRMILLLIAAIGAANIDQPYPELAPLQHGPTVLLAIAAPWLLRRWPLSNGSAGCVLLFLLLHTLGGRYIYSYVPYDVWARAISGHDISGTFGLARNGYDRLVHFAFGALLTAPFAEMARRYGGMRMGWSLTFAFTAVGFVGALYEIFEWLLTVMAAGQTADWYNGQQGDMWDPQKDMAAAQIGSTLALIWLAATRQWRTEAISAGGNHPEE from the coding sequence ATGATCTCCGGCGCTGTGGCTGTCTGGACAGCCGTTCCGAAAGCGCAGCGCCGGATGATCCTGCTGCTGATTGCGGCCATTGGCGCCGCCAATATCGATCAGCCCTATCCCGAACTTGCGCCGCTCCAGCATGGACCGACCGTCCTCTTGGCCATCGCCGCACCCTGGCTGCTGCGCCGATGGCCTTTGTCGAACGGATCGGCGGGCTGCGTCCTGCTTTTCCTGCTGCTGCATACGCTGGGCGGGCGCTACATCTATTCCTATGTGCCCTATGATGTCTGGGCGCGGGCGATCAGCGGGCATGATATTTCCGGCACTTTCGGCCTTGCGCGCAACGGTTATGACCGGCTGGTGCATTTCGCCTTCGGTGCGCTGCTGACAGCCCCTTTTGCTGAAATGGCACGACGCTATGGCGGCATGCGAATGGGATGGAGCCTGACCTTCGCCTTTACTGCGGTCGGCTTTGTGGGTGCGTTGTACGAGATTTTCGAATGGCTGCTCACCGTTATGGCGGCGGGCCAGACGGCCGACTGGTATAATGGCCAGCAGGGCGACATGTGGGACCCGCAAAAGGACATGGCAGCAGCGCAGATCGGAAGCACGCTCGCCCTGATCTGGCTTGCGGCCACTCGACAATGGCGCACGGAAGCCATATCGGCGGGTGGCAATCATCCCGAGGAGTAG
- a CDS encoding alpha/beta hydrolase, which translates to MDTSPTPAFSALAQPNAASQHGPRPLPLFLNILWRETQDDPELRKRAFQGLRKYQEARRPSPPHAPPPFASAGNARLLRYGTDNGRAPVVFVPSLINPPLVLDLSSSRSMLRHMSAAGHDAYLVDWGAPLEGEGGLGLDGHVFAKLLPMLQSLPRPPILVGYCLGGNLVIGAAASMETRAVATIAAPWDFDGIPQADREQISALWQGAKPMCERLGYVPMEVLQSGFWAMDPARTIRKYAAFAETMTGSDEEHAFLAVEDWANGGPPLTYGAGLDLFEKFYAANASGLGRWRINGKRIDPAELTCPTLSIRSARDRIVPAEAAPEMAEQETLALGHVGMIVGGSARQYLWGPLSQWLCRHGG; encoded by the coding sequence ATGGATACCTCTCCCACACCTGCATTTTCCGCATTAGCACAGCCCAATGCCGCGTCGCAACATGGCCCGCGGCCATTACCCCTTTTTCTCAATATTTTATGGCGGGAAACGCAGGATGATCCCGAACTGCGAAAGCGCGCTTTCCAAGGTTTGCGTAAATATCAAGAGGCTAGGCGCCCTTCTCCCCCGCATGCGCCGCCGCCTTTCGCATCCGCGGGCAATGCCAGACTGCTCCGCTATGGGACGGATAATGGCCGCGCGCCGGTGGTTTTCGTGCCTTCCCTCATCAACCCGCCGCTGGTGCTGGACCTCTCGTCCAGCCGCTCCATGCTGCGCCATATGAGTGCAGCAGGACATGACGCCTATCTGGTCGACTGGGGCGCCCCGCTTGAGGGCGAAGGTGGCCTGGGCCTTGATGGCCATGTGTTCGCAAAGCTGCTTCCCATGCTGCAATCCCTGCCCCGGCCGCCGATCCTGGTCGGATATTGTCTGGGCGGAAATCTGGTGATCGGCGCTGCAGCATCGATGGAAACCCGAGCCGTAGCGACCATCGCCGCGCCCTGGGATTTCGATGGCATTCCACAGGCCGACCGTGAACAGATCTCGGCGCTATGGCAGGGCGCGAAACCCATGTGCGAGCGTCTGGGATATGTCCCCATGGAGGTGCTGCAATCCGGTTTCTGGGCGATGGATCCGGCACGGACCATCCGAAAATATGCCGCTTTCGCCGAAACGATGACGGGTTCGGATGAGGAACATGCCTTTCTGGCGGTGGAGGATTGGGCCAATGGCGGCCCGCCGCTCACCTATGGCGCGGGTCTTGATCTGTTCGAAAAATTTTATGCTGCGAATGCGAGTGGCCTTGGTCGGTGGCGCATCAACGGCAAGCGGATCGATCCTGCCGAGCTGACTTGTCCCACGCTTTCAATCCGTTCCGCGCGGGACCGCATCGTTCCCGCCGAAGCTGCGCCTGAAATGGCGGAACAGGAGACGCTGGCGCTCGGCCATGTCGGCATGATCGTCGGCGGCAGCGCCCGACAGTACCTGTGGGGCCCCCTGTCCCAATGGCTTTGCAGGCACGGCGGATGA
- the phaR gene encoding polyhydroxyalkanoate synthesis repressor PhaR, with translation MAKSKTANESEPVVIKKYANRRLYNTETSSYITLDLLSQMTREGREFVVVDAKTGEDITHNVLTQIIMEEEQRGKNMLPVNFLRQLIAMYGDSMQSMVPQYLEASMEAFRKNQQQFQEAMKGAFGGGPLAEIAKRNMQMFEAAASAFGTGMPGMPGMPTPAPSPAPSSASEEAKDDEIAELKAQLAALNAKIDKLT, from the coding sequence ATGGCCAAATCTAAGACCGCGAACGAATCAGAGCCGGTCGTCATCAAGAAGTACGCTAACAGGCGGCTCTATAACACAGAAACGTCGAGCTACATCACGCTGGATCTTTTGTCGCAGATGACTCGTGAGGGGCGCGAGTTCGTCGTCGTCGACGCAAAGACCGGAGAGGACATCACGCACAATGTCCTGACGCAAATCATCATGGAGGAAGAGCAGCGCGGCAAGAACATGCTGCCCGTCAACTTCCTGCGCCAGCTGATCGCCATGTACGGCGATTCCATGCAGTCCATGGTGCCGCAATATCTGGAAGCGTCGATGGAGGCGTTCCGCAAGAACCAGCAGCAGTTTCAGGAAGCGATGAAGGGCGCTTTCGGCGGCGGCCCTCTGGCCGAAATCGCCAAGCGCAACATGCAGATGTTCGAGGCGGCGGCGAGCGCCTTTGGCACGGGAATGCCCGGGATGCCGGGAATGCCGACGCCTGCGCCGTCGCCGGCTCCATCGTCCGCTTCGGAAGAGGCCAAGGATGATGAAATTGCCGAACTGAAGGCGCAACTTGCCGCGCTCAATGCCAAGATAGACAAGCTGACTTAA
- a CDS encoding alpha/beta fold hydrolase, which yields MPDLPIEKLEIKGLGGLPIAVHVAGEGRDIVLIHGYFSNAWTNWVRYGHAARLVDAGFRVIMPDLRGHGESGKPHDVAAYPPDALTEDNLALVDQLGLTDYDLGGYSLGARTTTRMLARGASPRKVILAGMGLRGLVQTLDNGGYYRNVLTNLGTFERGTSEWMTEAFLKTTKGDPVAMLHILNTFVDTPKEIIAGFMQPTEVICGADDRDNGVAQELADVLPNGRYVEVPGNHMNAVTRKELGQAMVDFLTA from the coding sequence GTGCCTGACCTGCCGATCGAAAAGCTGGAGATCAAGGGGCTGGGCGGCCTGCCGATCGCGGTGCATGTGGCGGGCGAAGGCCGAGATATCGTCCTCATCCACGGCTATTTTTCCAACGCCTGGACCAATTGGGTTCGCTACGGCCATGCCGCCAGGCTGGTGGATGCGGGCTTTCGGGTCATCATGCCGGACCTGCGCGGCCATGGCGAAAGCGGCAAGCCGCATGACGTCGCCGCCTATCCCCCTGACGCGTTGACGGAGGACAATCTGGCGCTGGTCGACCAGCTTGGCCTGACGGACTATGACCTTGGCGGCTATTCGCTGGGTGCGCGGACGACGACGCGGATGCTCGCGCGGGGAGCCTCTCCCCGCAAGGTGATCCTGGCCGGAATGGGGCTGCGGGGTCTCGTCCAAACGCTCGACAATGGCGGCTATTACAGGAATGTGCTGACCAATCTTGGCACCTTCGAGCGCGGCACGTCAGAATGGATGACCGAAGCCTTCCTCAAGACCACCAAGGGCGATCCGGTGGCGATGCTGCACATCCTCAACACCTTCGTCGATACGCCGAAAGAGATCATTGCCGGGTTCATGCAGCCGACCGAGGTGATCTGCGGCGCCGACGACCGGGACAATGGCGTGGCGCAGGAACTGGCCGATGTGCTGCCCAATGGCCGCTACGTCGAGGTTCCGGGCAACCATATGAACGCCGTTACCCGAAAGGAGCTGGGGCAGGCGATGGTGGATTTCCTCACCGCCTGA
- the proS gene encoding proline--tRNA ligase: MKHALSVTREQDFAAWYQAVISEADMAEESGVRGCMVIRPWGYGIWERMQKLLDERIKATGHENCYFPLFIPLSYFEKEAEHVDGFAKEMAVVTHHRLIQKDGKLVPDPEAKLEEPLVVRPTSETVIGAAFSRWVQSWRDLPVLINQWANVVRWEMRTRMFLRTAEFLWQEGHTAHASVDEAMEETMKMLEVYREFAEECVALPVIAGEKPENERFPGAVATYSIEAMMQDGKALQAGTSHFLGTTFSQAQNIKFQNAEGQQELAQTTSWGVSTRMIGGLIMVHGDDDGLRVPPRMAPYQVIVVPMLRDTEEDAAILAYCGDLVTELNKLDVFREPVRALLDRRPAKAANKRWGWVKKGAPIVIEVGGRDVAGGNVSVIRRDRLYREDGKLDSQIVAKGDFLGAATGMLEDIQQALFADAQARLHGNIDKSITSLDALKAYFNASKKPGWALVQWSKPTGAALDKVVEWLKGEKLTLRNVPTDAEAADGACIFTGEKAVERVLVGRSY, encoded by the coding sequence GTGAAGCACGCCCTTTCCGTTACCCGCGAACAGGATTTCGCCGCCTGGTATCAGGCCGTCATTTCCGAAGCCGATATGGCCGAGGAAAGCGGTGTGCGCGGCTGCATGGTCATCCGGCCATGGGGCTATGGCATCTGGGAACGGATGCAAAAGCTGCTGGACGAACGCATCAAAGCGACCGGCCACGAAAATTGCTATTTCCCGCTGTTCATTCCCTTGAGCTATTTCGAGAAGGAAGCCGAGCATGTCGACGGCTTTGCCAAGGAAATGGCGGTCGTCACCCATCACCGCCTGATCCAGAAGGATGGCAAGCTGGTCCCCGATCCCGAGGCCAAGCTGGAAGAGCCGCTGGTGGTTCGCCCGACTTCGGAGACGGTGATCGGCGCGGCCTTCTCGCGCTGGGTGCAGAGCTGGCGCGATCTGCCGGTGCTGATCAATCAGTGGGCCAACGTCGTCCGCTGGGAAATGCGCACGCGCATGTTCCTGCGCACCGCCGAATTTCTCTGGCAGGAAGGGCACACGGCTCACGCCAGCGTCGATGAGGCGATGGAAGAGACGATGAAGATGCTCGAAGTCTATCGCGAGTTCGCGGAGGAGTGCGTGGCGCTTCCGGTCATCGCGGGCGAGAAGCCGGAAAATGAGCGCTTCCCCGGTGCCGTCGCAACCTATTCCATCGAGGCGATGATGCAGGATGGCAAGGCTTTGCAGGCAGGGACATCGCACTTCCTGGGCACGACCTTCTCTCAGGCGCAGAACATCAAGTTCCAGAATGCAGAGGGACAGCAGGAGCTGGCTCAGACGACCAGCTGGGGTGTTTCGACGCGCATGATCGGCGGGCTGATCATGGTGCATGGTGATGATGACGGCCTGCGCGTGCCGCCGCGCATGGCGCCCTATCAGGTCATCGTGGTGCCGATGCTGCGCGATACCGAAGAGGATGCCGCGATCCTCGCCTATTGCGGTGATCTGGTGACGGAATTGAACAAGCTGGACGTGTTCCGCGAGCCGGTGCGTGCGTTGCTCGATCGCCGTCCGGCCAAGGCCGCCAACAAACGCTGGGGGTGGGTCAAGAAGGGCGCGCCGATCGTGATCGAGGTCGGCGGGCGCGATGTGGCGGGCGGCAACGTGTCCGTCATTCGTCGTGACCGGCTCTATCGCGAGGACGGCAAGCTCGACAGCCAGATTGTCGCCAAGGGCGATTTCCTGGGTGCGGCGACGGGAATGTTGGAGGATATCCAGCAGGCCTTGTTCGCGGACGCGCAGGCACGGTTGCACGGCAATATCGACAAGTCGATTACGTCGCTCGACGCACTCAAGGCTTATTTCAACGCGAGCAAGAAGCCCGGCTGGGCGCTGGTGCAGTGGTCCAAGCCGACCGGCGCGGCGCTGGACAAGGTGGTCGAGTGGCTGAAGGGCGAAAAGCTGACGCTGCGCAATGTGCCGACGGATGCGGAAGCGGCTGACGGTGCGTGCATCTTCACTGGCGAGAAAGCGGTGGAGCGCGTGCTGGTCGGGCGGAGCTACTGA
- a CDS encoding aspartate-semialdehyde dehydrogenase — protein sequence MGYKVVVVGATGNVGREMLTILAEREFPIDEIAAVASSRSQGTEIDFGDTGKTLKCKNIEHFDFTGWDIALFAAGSGPTAEYAPKAAAAGCVVIDNSSLYRMDPDVPLIVPEVNPDAIDGYTKKNIIANPNCSTAQMVVALKPLHDAATIKRVVVATYQSVSGAGKAGMDELFEQSRNIFVGDPAEPKKFTKQIAFNVIPHIDVFLDDGSTKEEWKMVAETKKILDPKVKVTATCVRVPVFVGHSEALNVEFEKEISAKEAQDILREAPGVMLVDKREDGGYVTPVECVGDYATFISRVREDSTIENGLNLWCVSDNLRKGAALNAVQIAELLGRRHLKKG from the coding sequence ATGGGTTACAAGGTCGTCGTCGTTGGTGCCACCGGTAATGTGGGCCGCGAGATGCTGACCATTCTCGCCGAGCGCGAGTTCCCTATTGACGAGATCGCGGCGGTTGCTTCGTCCCGGTCGCAGGGCACCGAAATTGATTTCGGTGACACCGGCAAGACGCTCAAATGCAAGAATATCGAGCATTTCGACTTCACCGGCTGGGATATCGCCCTGTTCGCCGCAGGCTCCGGCCCGACGGCGGAATATGCGCCCAAGGCGGCTGCGGCTGGCTGCGTCGTGATCGACAATTCGTCGCTCTATCGCATGGACCCGGACGTTCCGCTGATCGTGCCCGAAGTGAACCCGGACGCTATCGACGGCTATACCAAGAAGAACATCATCGCCAATCCCAACTGCTCGACCGCGCAGATGGTGGTGGCGCTCAAGCCCCTGCATGACGCCGCGACGATCAAGCGCGTCGTCGTCGCCACCTACCAGTCGGTTTCCGGCGCGGGCAAGGCGGGCATGGACGAGCTGTTCGAACAGTCGCGCAACATCTTCGTCGGCGATCCGGCCGAGCCGAAGAAGTTCACCAAGCAGATCGCCTTCAACGTGATCCCGCACATCGACGTCTTCCTGGACGATGGTTCGACCAAGGAAGAATGGAAGATGGTCGCGGAAACCAAGAAGATCCTCGATCCCAAGGTGAAGGTCACGGCGACCTGCGTGCGCGTTCCCGTGTTCGTTGGGCACTCCGAAGCGCTGAACGTCGAGTTCGAGAAGGAAATCTCGGCCAAGGAAGCGCAGGACATCCTGCGTGAAGCGCCGGGCGTGATGCTCGTCGACAAGCGTGAGGATGGCGGTTATGTCACCCCCGTCGAGTGCGTGGGCGACTATGCGACCTTCATCAGCCGCGTGCGTGAGGATTCGACCATCGAGAACGGTCTGAACCTCTGGTGCGTCAGCGACAACCTCCGGAAGGGCGCTGCCCTCAACGCGGTGCAAATCGCGGAACTGCTGGGCCGCCGCCACCTGAAGAAGGGCTGA
- a CDS encoding S9 family peptidase produces MSPYWKCGAALGALLLSVSAQAQNKPAPQKLTLERVFASPDLSGPQPRALKLSPDGKLVTLLKPRTDEKERLDLWAVDTSTGAERMLVDSKKTGSGAELSEAEKMQRERDRSVAGNTGIVSYDWAPDGKSILVPVDGDLYLAALDGKVRRLTDTPDGELNGVVSPRGGYVSFVRGGNFFVQPMGGTEKQLTQGASDTLNWGVAEFVAQEEMDRRTGYWWSPDDKLIAVARVDESPVGVVTRTAIGGEGTKVYEQRYPAAGKPNALVDLYVMKPEGGSQVKVDLGPEKDIYLARVDWSKDGKTLYVQRESRDQKTLDLLAVDPATGKARVILTEKAKSWINLSNNFHPLKDGSFLWWSEKTGHGHLYHVRGGKWTALTSGDWEVRDVVGVDEGVNGGRGLVYFTGNKETPLEQQLYVASLAKAGPLKQLTSTGWWNDAVMDGAASRIVVARSNTDQPKQVYLADSAGKQMQWLSENAILGDHPYAPYLASHAKTKFGTIKAADGSTLYTRIMTPPLEAGKRYPVFMLHYGGPGSGRQVTNSWGSPIYQYLVDKGWIVFVVDNRGTPDRGKAFEDQIYHAMGTVEVEDQLAGVHWLKTQPYVDPQRIATYGWSYGGYMSLKLLEKAPGVFSAAVSGAPVTKWELYDTHYTERYLGQPQEKPSAYPGSGAVDEAVKIKDPLLLIHGMSDDNVVFDNSTALIAKMQGAAVPFEMMVYPGQTHRVGGPGISVHLWHTIEDFLARHGTAPETPAK; encoded by the coding sequence ATGTCGCCATATTGGAAATGCGGTGCGGCCTTGGGCGCGCTGCTGCTGAGCGTTTCCGCTCAAGCCCAAAACAAGCCAGCACCACAAAAGCTTACATTGGAACGGGTTTTTGCCAGCCCCGACCTGTCAGGGCCGCAACCGCGTGCGCTGAAGCTCTCACCCGATGGGAAGCTGGTGACGTTGCTGAAGCCCCGCACGGATGAGAAGGAGCGACTGGACCTTTGGGCGGTCGACACCTCGACCGGCGCGGAACGGATGCTGGTCGATTCGAAGAAGACCGGCAGCGGTGCGGAACTTTCCGAAGCGGAGAAGATGCAGCGGGAGCGCGACCGTTCGGTGGCCGGCAACACCGGCATCGTCAGCTATGACTGGGCGCCGGATGGGAAGTCGATCCTCGTGCCCGTCGATGGCGATCTCTATCTGGCCGCGCTGGACGGCAAGGTCAGGCGCCTCACCGATACGCCGGATGGAGAATTGAACGGCGTGGTCAGTCCCAGGGGCGGCTATGTGTCCTTCGTGCGCGGCGGCAATTTCTTCGTGCAGCCTATGGGCGGCACGGAGAAGCAACTGACGCAGGGCGCCAGCGATACGCTAAACTGGGGTGTGGCGGAGTTCGTCGCGCAGGAGGAAATGGACCGGCGCACCGGCTATTGGTGGTCGCCCGATGACAAGCTGATCGCGGTCGCTCGCGTCGATGAAAGCCCGGTGGGCGTCGTCACCCGCACGGCCATCGGCGGAGAGGGCACGAAGGTCTATGAGCAGCGCTATCCCGCTGCCGGCAAGCCCAATGCGCTGGTCGACCTCTATGTGATGAAGCCTGAAGGTGGATCGCAGGTCAAAGTCGATCTGGGGCCGGAGAAGGACATCTACCTCGCCCGCGTCGACTGGTCGAAAGACGGCAAGACCCTCTACGTCCAGCGTGAGAGCCGGGACCAGAAGACGCTCGACCTACTCGCCGTCGATCCCGCGACGGGCAAGGCCAGGGTGATCCTGACCGAAAAGGCGAAGAGCTGGATTAACCTCAGCAACAATTTCCATCCGCTCAAGGACGGCAGCTTCCTTTGGTGGTCGGAAAAGACCGGCCATGGGCATCTCTATCATGTGCGAGGCGGCAAATGGACAGCTCTCACCAGCGGCGATTGGGAAGTGCGCGATGTCGTCGGCGTGGATGAGGGTGTTAACGGGGGTAGGGGCCTCGTCTATTTCACTGGCAACAAGGAAACGCCGCTGGAGCAGCAGCTTTACGTCGCGTCGCTCGCCAAGGCGGGGCCGCTCAAGCAGTTGACCTCGACCGGCTGGTGGAATGACGCGGTGATGGACGGTGCGGCCAGTCGCATCGTCGTCGCGCGCAGCAATACGGATCAGCCTAAGCAGGTCTATTTGGCCGACAGCGCGGGCAAGCAGATGCAATGGCTGTCGGAGAACGCGATTCTGGGCGACCATCCCTACGCGCCCTATCTCGCCAGCCATGCGAAGACCAAGTTCGGCACCATCAAGGCGGCGGATGGATCAACACTCTACACGCGCATCATGACGCCGCCGCTGGAGGCCGGGAAGCGCTATCCCGTCTTCATGCTGCATTATGGCGGGCCAGGCAGCGGGCGGCAGGTCACGAACTCATGGGGTTCGCCTATCTACCAATATCTGGTGGACAAGGGCTGGATCGTCTTTGTCGTCGACAATCGCGGCACGCCCGATCGCGGCAAGGCGTTTGAGGACCAGATCTACCATGCCATGGGCACGGTCGAGGTCGAGGATCAGCTTGCGGGCGTGCACTGGCTCAAGACCCAGCCCTATGTCGATCCCCAGCGGATTGCGACCTATGGCTGGTCCTATGGCGGCTATATGTCGCTGAAGCTGCTGGAGAAGGCGCCGGGCGTGTTTTCGGCGGCGGTTTCGGGCGCGCCGGTCACGAAATGGGAACTGTATGACACCCATTATACCGAGCGCTATCTGGGCCAACCGCAGGAAAAGCCAAGCGCCTATCCCGGTTCCGGCGCGGTGGATGAGGCCGTGAAGATCAAGGACCCGCTGCTGCTGATCCACGGCATGTCGGACGACAATGTGGTGTTCGACAATTCGACCGCGCTGATCGCGAAGATGCAGGGCGCCGCCGTGCCGTTCGAGATGATGGTTTATCCGGGGCAAACCCATCGCGTCGGCGGTCCGGGCATCAGCGTGCACCTGTGGCACACGATCGAGGATTTTCTGGCACGTCACGGCACAGCGCCGGAAACGCCCGCAAAATAA
- the hslV gene encoding ATP-dependent protease subunit HslV has product MNDQRSSSMPVWHGTTIMSVRKNGKVIVAGDGQVSMGQTVMKPNARKVRRLHDGSVIGGFAGATADAFTLFERLEAKLERHNGQLMRAAVELAKDWRTDKYLRNLEAMMIVADKEVTLILTGNGDVLEPLGGVAAIGSGGNFALAAARALMEYEEDAETLARKAMAVAADICVYTNDQLVVEELESVN; this is encoded by the coding sequence ATGAACGACCAACGCTCCAGCTCCATGCCGGTCTGGCATGGCACCACCATCATGTCGGTACGCAAAAACGGAAAGGTGATCGTGGCCGGTGACGGCCAGGTTTCCATGGGTCAGACGGTGATGAAGCCCAATGCCCGCAAGGTTCGCCGTCTCCATGACGGATCGGTCATCGGCGGTTTCGCCGGGGCGACCGCAGACGCTTTCACTCTGTTCGAACGGCTGGAGGCCAAGCTGGAACGCCACAATGGCCAGCTTATGCGCGCCGCCGTCGAACTCGCCAAGGACTGGCGGACGGACAAATATCTGCGCAACCTCGAAGCGATGATGATCGTCGCGGACAAGGAAGTGACGTTGATCCTGACCGGCAATGGCGATGTGCTGGAGCCGCTGGGCGGAGTCGCCGCCATCGGTTCGGGCGGCAATTTCGCCCTCGCCGCCGCCCGGGCGCTGATGGAATATGAGGAGGATGCCGAAACGCTCGCCCGCAAGGCGATGGCTGTGGCGGCGGATATCTGCGTCTACACCAACGACCAGCTCGTCGTCGAAGAGCTGGAAAGCGTGAACTGA
- a CDS encoding entericidin A/B family lipoprotein, whose translation MRQTVALVIAGLLLSSLAACNTVKGAGRDIESVGSAGERVIH comes from the coding sequence ATGCGTCAAACCGTCGCCCTTGTCATCGCAGGGCTGCTTCTTTCCTCGCTCGCCGCCTGCAACACGGTGAAGGGCGCAGGCCGGGATATCGAATCCGTCGGCAGCGCTGGCGAACGGGTCATTCACTGA